Proteins encoded in a region of the Pseudomonas putida genome:
- the tssA gene encoding type VI secretion system protein TssA codes for MPEILNDLSLATLAAPIEGGSGEDLSFSALFDQIKEARRADPDYLTQGDWQTDLKTADWEQVINLSAQGLAQHSKDLMLVAWLSEGLAQREHFEGITFGLELTEQLLDTFWDTLFPTLEDGLDERAARLSWLKTTLTDIAGGLPITQGQHFGVLRYDESRHVENLALQNPKAMQTALNEGKINAEIFQRSVALSDTDHLRAKALQIGTSLNACKRLQASADRLFGHEAPSFASLADMLSRASQLAEKLLKDRGVELHPAAVAVAEPEAIFVSTDAAGEPMNTPVQASAPAPMRTTPLTRDEAFTMLAGIAQFFKQSEPQSPVPYLIERAIKWGNMPLEGWLSDVIKDSNVVDNIRDVLGTREPRS; via the coding sequence ATGCCTGAAATCCTCAATGACCTCTCGCTGGCCACACTGGCCGCACCCATCGAAGGTGGCAGTGGCGAAGACTTGAGCTTCTCTGCCTTGTTCGACCAGATCAAGGAAGCCCGCCGGGCGGACCCTGACTACCTGACCCAGGGCGACTGGCAAACCGACTTGAAGACTGCCGACTGGGAGCAGGTAATCAACCTGTCGGCTCAAGGGTTGGCGCAGCACAGCAAAGACTTGATGCTGGTGGCCTGGCTCAGCGAGGGCCTGGCCCAGCGTGAGCACTTCGAAGGCATCACTTTTGGCCTAGAGCTGACCGAACAGCTTCTGGATACCTTCTGGGACACCCTGTTCCCAACGCTTGAAGACGGCCTGGACGAGCGCGCGGCGCGGCTGTCCTGGCTGAAGACCACGCTCACCGACATTGCCGGTGGCTTGCCCATTACCCAAGGGCAGCATTTTGGCGTGTTGCGCTATGACGAGTCACGCCACGTCGAAAACCTCGCCCTGCAGAACCCCAAGGCAATGCAGACAGCACTGAACGAAGGCAAGATCAACGCCGAGATTTTCCAGCGCTCGGTAGCGCTGAGCGACACTGATCACCTGCGTGCCAAGGCGCTGCAGATCGGCACCAGCCTGAATGCGTGCAAACGCCTGCAGGCCAGCGCCGACCGCCTGTTCGGCCACGAGGCGCCCAGCTTCGCCAGCCTTGCCGACATGCTGTCGCGCGCCAGCCAGCTGGCGGAGAAACTGCTCAAGGATCGCGGCGTCGAGCTGCACCCCGCAGCGGTGGCGGTAGCAGAACCCGAGGCCATCTTTGTCTCTACTGACGCAGCAGGTGAACCGATGAACACGCCCGTCCAGGCCTCTGCGCCTGCCCCTATGCGCACGACACCACTGACCCGCGACGAGGCTTTCACCATGCTTGCGGGCATCGCCCAGTTTTTCAAGCAAAGCGAGCCGCAGAGCCCGGTACCTTACTTGATCGAACGTGCGATCAAGTGGGGCAACATGCCGTTGGAGGGCTGGCTGAGCGATGTGATCAAAGACAGCAACGTGGTGGACAACATTCGTGATGTGCTAGGCACTCGCGAACCAAGGTCCTGA
- a CDS encoding TonB-dependent siderophore receptor yields MTPRQPYRLPFKALSLAIAMAALAPTAMAADTTPRTYHLAAGPLADVLARFAASAGVPLSFDPALLNGLQSQGLQGNYSVPEGFTRLLAGSGYSLITTDSGGYTLAPTVDLGNALELGATTINSDLAASSDTWQGGQVARSARLGVLGDQAISDVPFSVTSYTAKTIADQQARTLGDVLLNDASVRQSAGFGNFSQVFTIRGLPLNTDDISYNGLYGVLPRQIVTTEALERVEVFKGSSAFLNGVAPQGSGIGGAINLVPKRAEDTPTRHVTLDYATGDNIGGHLDLGTRFGEDNRFGARINLAQHDGGTGVDDEAQHSTLVAVALDYRGERLRLSTDLGYQKERINQGRAVIYPTGSKVPHAPSARDNYSQAWSWSQLEDTYGMLNAEYDLNDNWMLYAGAGAKHTRENGEYSSLYVSDANGTARGGFLYSPHDEDNKSAVAGLNGRFATGPVSHRVNFGLSAMWGEQRSAYEALAASKRYDSNLYNPVKVPRPTDTYFGSDLHDPRIVGKNRNKSVALSDTLGFLDDRVLLTVGVRRQSISVDSWATATGVRNTPYDESITTPVYGLVIKPWEHVSFYANRIEGLAQGPTAPSSVSNANEVFPPKRSKQVEAGVKLDWNSFGATLGVYRIEQPNSVTYRAPGAALDTFSMDGEQVNKGVELNLFGEPVDGLRLLTGAVFMHTEQKHTAYGSNDGNRAAGVPRFQYNLGADWDVPGIQGAALSARLLRTGGQYVNAANSLSIPAWTRVDLGARYRFKVDDKQVTLRANVENVANKAYWASASTSNNYLTQGTPRVLRLSASVDF; encoded by the coding sequence ATGACGCCCCGCCAGCCGTACCGCCTGCCCTTCAAGGCACTGAGCCTTGCCATCGCCATGGCCGCCCTGGCCCCCACGGCGATGGCCGCCGACACCACCCCGCGCACCTATCACCTGGCCGCTGGCCCACTGGCCGACGTGCTGGCGCGCTTCGCCGCCAGCGCCGGAGTACCATTGTCGTTCGACCCGGCCCTGCTCAACGGCCTACAAAGCCAGGGCCTGCAGGGTAACTACAGCGTCCCGGAAGGTTTCACCCGCCTGCTGGCCGGCAGTGGCTACAGCCTGATCACCACCGACAGCGGCGGTTATACCTTGGCGCCGACGGTCGACCTGGGCAATGCCCTGGAACTGGGTGCGACCACCATCAACAGCGACCTGGCCGCCAGCAGCGACACCTGGCAAGGTGGCCAGGTAGCCCGCAGCGCGCGCCTGGGCGTGCTCGGCGACCAGGCCATCAGCGACGTGCCGTTCAGCGTTACCAGCTACACCGCCAAGACCATCGCCGACCAGCAGGCCCGCACCCTAGGTGACGTGTTGCTCAATGACGCGTCGGTGCGCCAGTCGGCGGGCTTCGGCAACTTCTCGCAAGTGTTCACCATTCGCGGTTTGCCGCTGAACACCGACGACATCAGCTACAACGGCCTTTACGGCGTACTGCCGCGGCAGATCGTGACCACCGAAGCGCTCGAGCGAGTCGAGGTGTTCAAAGGGTCCAGTGCCTTCCTCAATGGGGTCGCACCGCAAGGCAGCGGCATTGGGGGTGCAATCAACCTGGTGCCCAAGCGCGCCGAAGATACCCCCACACGGCACGTTACCCTCGACTATGCCACTGGCGACAACATTGGCGGCCATCTCGACCTGGGCACGCGGTTTGGTGAGGACAATCGTTTCGGCGCCCGCATCAACCTGGCCCAGCATGACGGCGGCACTGGCGTGGACGACGAAGCCCAGCATTCCACCCTGGTTGCCGTGGCCCTTGATTACCGTGGCGAGCGGCTGCGCTTGTCCACCGATCTGGGCTACCAGAAGGAACGCATCAACCAGGGCCGCGCGGTGATCTACCCCACCGGCAGCAAGGTGCCCCACGCGCCTTCAGCGCGTGACAACTATTCGCAAGCCTGGAGCTGGTCGCAGCTGGAAGACACCTACGGCATGCTCAACGCCGAGTACGACCTGAACGACAACTGGATGCTGTATGCCGGCGCCGGCGCCAAGCACACGCGTGAGAACGGCGAATACTCCTCGCTGTACGTCAGCGACGCGAACGGCACCGCGCGCGGCGGTTTTCTGTATTCGCCCCACGACGAGGACAACAAAAGCGCCGTCGCCGGGCTCAATGGCCGCTTTGCCACCGGCCCGGTCAGCCACCGGGTCAATTTCGGCCTGTCAGCCATGTGGGGTGAACAGCGTTCGGCCTACGAGGCACTGGCTGCCAGCAAGCGTTATGACAGCAACCTGTACAACCCGGTGAAAGTGCCGCGCCCCACCGACACCTACTTTGGCAGCGACCTGCACGACCCGCGCATCGTCGGCAAAAACCGCAACAAGAGCGTCGCATTGTCCGACACCCTGGGTTTTCTTGATGACCGCGTCCTGTTGACCGTGGGTGTGCGCCGGCAATCGATCAGCGTCGACAGCTGGGCGACCGCCACGGGGGTGCGCAACACGCCGTACGACGAGTCGATCACCACACCGGTGTATGGCTTGGTGATCAAGCCTTGGGAGCATGTGTCGTTCTATGCCAACCGCATCGAGGGCTTGGCCCAGGGCCCGACGGCACCGTCGAGTGTCAGCAATGCCAACGAGGTGTTCCCGCCCAAGCGCAGCAAGCAGGTCGAGGCTGGGGTGAAACTGGACTGGAACAGTTTTGGCGCCACCTTGGGCGTGTACCGCATCGAACAGCCCAACAGCGTCACCTACCGCGCTCCGGGCGCTGCGCTGGACACATTCAGCATGGACGGCGAGCAGGTCAACAAAGGCGTGGAACTGAACCTGTTTGGTGAGCCCGTCGACGGCTTGCGCCTGCTGACAGGCGCGGTATTCATGCACACCGAGCAGAAGCACACGGCCTATGGCAGCAACGACGGCAACCGCGCCGCTGGCGTGCCACGCTTCCAGTACAACCTGGGTGCCGACTGGGACGTGCCTGGCATTCAAGGCGCCGCGCTCAGTGCCCGCTTGCTGCGCACGGGTGGCCAGTATGTGAATGCGGCCAACAGCCTGAGCATTCCGGCCTGGACCCGAGTGGACCTGGGCGCACGCTACCGTTTCAAGGTCGATGACAAGCAAGTGACATTGCGCGCCAACGTGGAGAACGTGGCGAACAAGGCGTACTGGGCTTCGGCGTCGACTTCCAACAACTACTTGACCCAAGGTACGCCGAGAGTGCTGCGATTGTCGGCCAGTGTAGACTTCTGA
- a CDS encoding sigma-70 family RNA polymerase sigma factor: MPPADPTLNLQVQTLYTEHHGWLQGWLGRKLGNACDAADLAHDTFVRLLSRQGNSFFGNEPRALLTHIAKGLVIDRWRRQEVERAYLEAIAHLPQPEVPSPETRWLILETLYRIDAMLRDMPARVRQVFLLSQLDGLTYAQIAEQLQVSLITIKRDMRTAFLACLSID; encoded by the coding sequence ATGCCGCCCGCCGACCCTACCCTGAACCTGCAAGTCCAGACGCTGTACACCGAGCACCATGGCTGGCTGCAGGGCTGGCTGGGGCGAAAACTGGGCAATGCCTGCGATGCCGCCGACCTGGCTCATGACACGTTCGTGCGCCTGCTCAGCCGGCAGGGCAACAGCTTTTTCGGCAATGAACCCCGGGCCTTGCTGACCCACATCGCAAAGGGCCTGGTGATCGACCGCTGGCGCCGCCAGGAAGTCGAGCGCGCCTACCTGGAAGCCATCGCACACTTGCCGCAACCCGAGGTGCCCTCGCCGGAAACGCGCTGGCTGATCCTCGAAACCCTGTACCGCATCGACGCCATGCTGCGCGACATGCCGGCCCGTGTACGTCAGGTGTTCCTGCTGTCGCAGCTGGACGGGCTGACCTACGCACAAATTGCAGAACAGCTGCAGGTTTCGCTGATCACCATCAAGCGCGACATGCGCACGGCTTTCCTTGCCTGCCTGAGCATCGACTGA
- a CDS encoding excinuclease ABC subunit A, which translates to MPPRSPSPTGFVRVRGAREHNLKNIDVDIPRDALVVFTGVSGSGKSSLAFSTLYAEAQRRYFESVAPYARRLIDQVGVPDVDAIDGLPPAVALQQQRGTPSARSSVGSVTTLSSSIRMLYSRAGHYPAGQAMLYAEDFSPNTPQGACPECHGMGRVYQVTEATMVPDPSLTIRERAVAAWPMAWQGQNQRDILVTLGYDVDIPWRDLPQAQRDWILFTEETPTAPVYAGLTPAQTRDALKRKLEPSYQGTFMGARRYVLHTFMHSQSAQMRKRVAQYMRPSPCPLCQGKRLKRDALGVTFAGLDIAELSHLPLQALAEVLRKVAAADYLTLQQDELTLEKRLAAQRIANELLERIDTLLGLGLGYLALERSTPTLSSGELQRLRLATQLNSQLFGVIYVLDEPSAGLHPADSEALFEALQRLKHAGNSVYVVEHDLDTMRRADWLVDVGPAAGEHGGTILYSGPPAGLAEVEQSCTRAYLFSAPPQTKRAPRQPCDWLKLEGITRNNLDNLSAAFPLGCFTAVTGVSGSGKSSLVSQALLELVGAHLGHAEQRGEPEEHSLEDEPDQASSGQVSAGLGSIKRLVQVDQKPIGRTPRSNLATYTGLFDHVRKLFAATEQAKAQGFDAGRFSFNVAKGRCANCEGEGFVSVELLFMPSVYAPCPTCHGARYNPETLAVSWQGMNIAQVLQMTVDQALQVFAEQPPVRRCLQVLQDIGLGYLRLGQPATELSGGEAQRIKLATELQRIARGATLYVLDEPTNGLHPQDIDRLLVQLNRLVEGGHSVVVVEHDMRVVAQSDWVIDIGPGAGDAGGKVVVNGIPQVVAGCSESRTAAFLAKAL; encoded by the coding sequence ATGCCGCCACGCTCACCCTCTCCCACCGGTTTCGTCCGCGTCCGTGGCGCCCGCGAGCACAACCTGAAGAACATCGATGTCGATATCCCTCGCGACGCCTTGGTGGTGTTTACCGGCGTGTCCGGTTCGGGCAAGTCATCGCTGGCCTTCTCCACGCTTTATGCCGAGGCCCAGCGCCGCTATTTCGAATCGGTAGCGCCCTATGCCCGGCGCCTGATCGACCAGGTTGGCGTGCCCGACGTGGATGCCATCGACGGCCTGCCGCCGGCAGTGGCCCTGCAACAGCAACGTGGTACGCCAAGTGCCCGCTCTTCGGTGGGCAGCGTCACCACCCTGTCCAGCTCGATCCGCATGCTCTACTCGCGCGCGGGCCACTACCCGGCCGGGCAAGCAATGCTGTACGCCGAGGACTTTTCACCGAACACACCTCAGGGCGCCTGCCCGGAGTGCCACGGCATGGGCCGGGTTTACCAAGTGACTGAAGCGACCATGGTCCCCGACCCGTCGCTGACTATCCGCGAGCGGGCGGTGGCCGCGTGGCCGATGGCCTGGCAGGGGCAGAACCAGCGCGACATCCTGGTGACGCTGGGCTATGACGTGGACATTCCCTGGCGCGACCTGCCCCAGGCGCAACGCGACTGGATCCTGTTCACCGAAGAAACGCCTACCGCGCCCGTGTATGCCGGCTTGACCCCAGCGCAGACCCGCGACGCACTCAAGCGCAAACTGGAGCCCAGCTACCAAGGCACGTTCATGGGTGCACGGCGTTACGTGCTGCATACGTTCATGCACTCGCAAAGCGCGCAGATGCGCAAGCGCGTGGCTCAGTACATGCGCCCCAGCCCCTGCCCGCTGTGCCAGGGCAAGCGCCTGAAGCGCGACGCGCTGGGCGTGACCTTCGCCGGCCTGGACATCGCCGAGCTGTCGCACCTGCCGTTGCAGGCGCTGGCCGAAGTGTTGCGCAAGGTGGCGGCGGCAGACTACCTGACACTGCAGCAGGATGAGCTGACGCTGGAAAAGCGCCTGGCCGCCCAACGCATCGCCAACGAACTGCTGGAGCGTATCGACACATTGCTCGGCCTGGGCCTTGGTTACCTGGCACTTGAGCGCAGCACCCCGACGTTGTCCTCCGGCGAGCTGCAACGCCTGCGCCTGGCTACCCAACTGAATTCACAGTTGTTCGGCGTGATCTACGTGCTCGACGAGCCATCGGCCGGTTTGCACCCAGCCGACAGCGAAGCGCTGTTCGAAGCCTTGCAACGCCTGAAGCATGCAGGCAATTCGGTGTATGTGGTGGAGCACGACCTGGACACCATGCGCCGCGCCGACTGGCTGGTGGATGTAGGGCCGGCTGCCGGCGAGCATGGCGGTACCATTCTTTACAGCGGGCCGCCTGCGGGCCTGGCCGAGGTCGAGCAGTCATGCACCCGTGCCTACCTGTTCAGCGCCCCGCCCCAGACCAAACGCGCCCCCCGTCAGCCCTGCGACTGGCTGAAGCTTGAAGGCATCACGCGCAACAACCTCGATAACCTCAGCGCTGCCTTCCCGCTGGGCTGCTTCACCGCCGTTACCGGTGTTTCCGGTTCTGGCAAGTCCAGCCTGGTCAGCCAGGCCCTGCTGGAACTGGTAGGGGCACACCTGGGTCATGCCGAGCAACGTGGCGAGCCCGAAGAACACAGCCTGGAAGACGAACCTGATCAGGCCAGTAGCGGCCAGGTGAGTGCGGGGCTTGGCAGCATCAAGCGCCTGGTGCAGGTCGACCAGAAGCCAATCGGCCGCACACCGCGCTCCAACCTGGCCACCTATACCGGCCTGTTCGACCATGTACGCAAGCTGTTCGCCGCCACCGAGCAGGCCAAGGCGCAGGGTTTCGACGCTGGGCGTTTTTCTTTCAACGTTGCCAAGGGCCGCTGCGCCAACTGCGAGGGTGAAGGTTTCGTCAGCGTCGAGTTGCTGTTCATGCCCAGTGTCTACGCGCCCTGCCCAACCTGCCATGGCGCCCGCTACAACCCCGAAACCCTGGCGGTGAGTTGGCAAGGCATGAACATCGCGCAAGTGCTGCAGATGACCGTCGACCAAGCCCTGCAGGTATTTGCCGAACAGCCACCGGTGCGACGTTGCCTGCAAGTGCTGCAGGATATCGGCCTGGGCTACCTGCGCCTGGGCCAACCGGCCACCGAGCTGTCCGGTGGCGAGGCGCAGCGGATCAAGCTGGCTACCGAACTGCAACGCATCGCCCGCGGGGCAACGCTGTATGTGCTGGATGAGCCCACCAACGGTTTGCACCCGCAGGACATCGACCGGCTGCTGGTGCAGTTGAACCGCCTGGTCGAGGGCGGGCACAGCGTGGTAGTGGTCGAGCACGACATGCGTGTGGTGGCGCAAAGCGACTGGGTGATCGATATTGGGCCGGGAGCTGGCGATGCCGGGGGCAAGGTGGTGGTCAACGGCATCCCGCAAGTCGTGGCTGGCTGTAGCGAAAGCCGTACAGCGGCGTTTCTGGCCAAAGCCTTGTAG
- a CDS encoding FecR domain-containing protein has product MVQRIDPLILGEAADWLVQLQSGNATEDDRRAVQAWCQRSAQHAQAWQRAEAILGDFRRLPNPVTGETLRRLSRNGAVSRRQALQRLGLWLLAAPTAWLAWRETPWQQWTADARTAVGEQRALTLADGSQVLLNTDTAIDITFDAQQRRIDLLAGEILLTSAKDPATLARPLLVRTLHGQATALGTRFSVRIDGALTRVAVLEGEVATRPLHAASLLLKAGERSAFDADRVLPASALETGDLAWEHGMLLARDMRLADLLLELGRYRPGVLRCHPAVRELKVSGAFPVADTDASLRLLGDTLPVSIQGLTRYWVTVEPLS; this is encoded by the coding sequence ATGGTGCAGCGCATCGACCCACTGATCCTTGGCGAAGCCGCTGACTGGCTGGTGCAGCTGCAGTCGGGCAACGCCACCGAGGACGATCGCCGTGCGGTCCAGGCCTGGTGCCAACGCAGCGCCCAGCACGCCCAGGCGTGGCAGCGTGCCGAAGCCATCCTCGGTGATTTCCGCCGCCTGCCCAACCCGGTTACCGGTGAAACCCTGCGCCGCCTGAGCCGCAACGGGGCGGTAAGCCGTCGCCAGGCCCTGCAGCGCCTGGGGCTGTGGCTGCTGGCAGCACCCACGGCCTGGCTGGCCTGGCGTGAAACGCCTTGGCAGCAATGGACCGCCGATGCGCGCACCGCGGTCGGTGAGCAACGCGCATTGACACTTGCCGACGGTAGCCAGGTGCTGCTGAACACCGACACAGCCATCGATATCACCTTCGACGCCCAACAGCGCCGCATCGACCTGCTGGCGGGCGAGATTCTGCTCACCAGCGCCAAGGACCCTGCCACCCTGGCGCGGCCGCTGCTAGTGCGCACCCTGCATGGTCAGGCGACTGCGCTGGGCACACGCTTCAGCGTGCGTATCGATGGCGCGCTGACCCGGGTGGCCGTACTTGAAGGCGAAGTGGCTACACGCCCGCTGCATGCCGCAAGCCTGTTGCTCAAGGCTGGCGAGCGCAGCGCTTTCGATGCCGACCGAGTACTGCCCGCCTCAGCGCTGGAAACCGGTGACCTGGCCTGGGAGCACGGCATGCTGCTGGCGCGCGACATGCGCCTGGCCGACCTGTTGCTGGAGTTAGGTCGCTATCGCCCAGGCGTGCTGCGCTGCCACCCGGCAGTGCGCGAGCTGAAGGTATCGGGCGCCTTTCCAGTGGCAGACACCGACGCCAGCTTGCGGCTGCTGGGTGACACCCTACCTGTATCAATCCAGGGTTTGACCCGTTACTGGGTGACGGTGGAGCCCCTAAGCTGA
- a CDS encoding Hcp family type VI secretion system effector, giving the protein MAFDAYIQIDGIPGEVLDEKHKDWIEVLGYEYGATQATSATASSSGGASSERVALSDFKIRKAVDKASAKLFEHCCTGKHIAKLKLNVNRAGGDKVTYLTIDMEEVVVSSVKFIAGGNQGGEDKAVSDLPVEEISFNFARIKTTYTQQNRTDGQAGGNIVGGWDRTANKVFA; this is encoded by the coding sequence ATGGCATTTGACGCGTATATCCAAATCGACGGCATCCCAGGCGAAGTACTGGATGAAAAACACAAGGACTGGATCGAAGTGCTGGGCTACGAGTACGGCGCCACCCAGGCAACCTCGGCTACCGCCAGCTCCTCGGGTGGTGCGTCTTCCGAGCGTGTTGCCCTGAGCGACTTCAAGATCCGCAAGGCCGTCGACAAGGCTTCGGCCAAACTGTTCGAGCACTGCTGCACCGGCAAGCACATCGCCAAGCTGAAGCTGAACGTGAACCGCGCCGGTGGCGACAAGGTCACCTACCTGACCATCGACATGGAAGAAGTCGTGGTGTCGTCGGTCAAGTTCATCGCCGGTGGCAACCAAGGCGGTGAAGACAAGGCGGTCAGCGACCTGCCTGTAGAAGAAATCAGCTTCAACTTTGCCCGTATCAAGACCACCTACACCCAGCAGAACCGCACCGACGGCCAGGCCGGCGGCAACATCGTCGGTGGCTGGGACCGTACCGCGAACAAAGTGTTCGCCTAA
- the tssM gene encoding type VI secretion system membrane subunit TssM encodes MNKIKYYCLRYQPYLLGVAFFLAIFLVWAIGRALGFASLHSLLAGIGAFLLLSAGYVLLLYRGAGQHHNLEGLLRDDADQAVLSATPADREEVSLLRERLLQSIERLHSNKARGASAKDALYALPWYLVIGQPAAGKSTMILQSGLNFPYAEREGARVAGLGGTRNCDWFFSSEAVLLDTAGRYMNSPEEAGKWRGFLQLLRQHRQRRPLNGLIVSVSIADILHGSAEDQERVAKRLRERIQESCALLEVRLPIYLVFTKCDLIPGFTPFYRQLDDAARGEVMGKTFSHKGYEQADWGQRFGNAMDELASYWRQVAGQQLVHQDIQVTRQNNAAYRFPLELAALKPRLQQFVDSLLRANPYQNAELLRGFYFTAALQADEAQWGSHGQHVAERFALEQVEGSGTAGSQPAPLFINSLFRKVIIPDQHLVALYTSNHRERRRKAGWVGAAGLAALVLCSLWGWSYLNNRATLASIAGELAQAKADDQAGSGQYTAWRSLDRLRFWAAHYYQQHHEQGVPLGMRLGLYQGHAVEPLLRSRYFATLQNVMLKPTADNLTRTLYLLTTLKVYQRNTRELQPVSGVDSVEAEALPHDNRAQSIADFGKATLDTYVMLSQAMREKADPAFLKAHLPDYWYPAIARHTGKRMAAAGSDASGDQDYLYASRQITFYSDQIREPDVPRILDNAFLMSSSRNYIDSLRAQSLRSIETITLESDTLFAFGRADFQSLKNEGQNQLSAIASKLLNTPNIGKVVISGHADQLGDSQGNLQVSKQRAQTIRTYLVGKGVPAELVVAQGEGSRKPLVNCDMQQPRAQLIKCLEPNRRVEIEVRGLN; translated from the coding sequence TGGGTGTGGCGTTCTTCCTGGCGATCTTCCTGGTCTGGGCCATCGGCCGTGCATTGGGCTTTGCCTCGCTGCACAGCTTGCTAGCGGGTATCGGTGCGTTTCTGCTGCTGTCGGCGGGCTATGTACTGTTGCTGTACCGCGGTGCTGGCCAGCACCACAACCTCGAAGGCTTGCTGCGCGACGACGCCGACCAGGCCGTACTCAGCGCCACCCCGGCCGACCGGGAAGAGGTCAGCCTGTTGCGCGAGCGCCTGCTGCAGAGCATCGAGCGCCTGCACAGCAACAAAGCGCGCGGCGCCTCGGCCAAGGACGCGCTGTATGCCCTGCCCTGGTACCTGGTGATCGGCCAGCCGGCCGCGGGCAAGAGCACGATGATTCTGCAGTCGGGCCTGAACTTCCCCTACGCCGAGCGCGAAGGCGCACGGGTCGCAGGCCTGGGCGGCACGCGCAACTGCGACTGGTTCTTCAGCTCCGAAGCGGTGCTGCTGGACACCGCCGGGCGCTACATGAACAGCCCCGAAGAAGCCGGCAAGTGGCGTGGCTTCTTGCAACTGCTGCGCCAGCACCGCCAGCGCCGCCCGCTCAACGGTTTGATCGTCAGCGTCAGCATCGCCGACATCCTGCATGGCTCGGCCGAGGACCAGGAGCGCGTGGCCAAACGCCTGCGCGAACGCATCCAGGAAAGCTGCGCACTGCTCGAAGTGCGCCTGCCCATCTATCTGGTCTTCACCAAGTGCGATCTGATCCCCGGTTTCACGCCGTTCTATCGCCAGCTGGACGACGCTGCGCGTGGTGAAGTGATGGGCAAAACCTTCTCGCACAAGGGTTACGAGCAGGCCGACTGGGGCCAGCGCTTTGGCAACGCGATGGACGAGCTGGCCAGTTACTGGCGACAGGTGGCTGGCCAACAACTGGTACACCAGGACATTCAGGTCACTCGGCAGAACAACGCGGCCTATCGCTTCCCGCTGGAGCTGGCCGCGCTCAAGCCGCGCCTGCAGCAATTCGTCGACAGCCTGTTGCGTGCCAACCCCTACCAGAATGCAGAGTTGCTGCGCGGGTTCTATTTCACCGCTGCGCTGCAAGCCGACGAGGCCCAGTGGGGCAGCCACGGCCAGCATGTGGCCGAACGCTTCGCACTCGAGCAGGTTGAAGGTTCTGGCACTGCCGGCAGCCAGCCAGCCCCCCTGTTCATCAACAGCCTGTTCCGCAAGGTCATCATTCCCGACCAGCACCTGGTGGCGCTGTACACCAGCAACCACCGCGAGCGCCGGCGCAAGGCCGGCTGGGTTGGCGCCGCCGGCCTGGCAGCGCTGGTGCTCTGCAGCCTGTGGGGCTGGTCGTACCTGAACAACCGCGCCACCCTGGCCAGCATTGCCGGCGAGCTGGCTCAGGCCAAGGCCGACGACCAGGCTGGCAGCGGCCAGTACACCGCCTGGAGAAGCCTTGACCGCTTGCGCTTCTGGGCCGCGCACTACTATCAGCAACACCACGAGCAGGGCGTGCCGCTTGGCATGCGCCTGGGCTTGTACCAGGGCCATGCGGTCGAGCCGCTGCTGCGCAGCCGCTACTTCGCCACGCTGCAGAACGTGATGCTCAAGCCCACGGCCGATAACCTGACCCGTACCCTGTACCTGTTGACCACGCTCAAGGTCTACCAACGCAACACCCGCGAGCTGCAGCCGGTAAGCGGCGTCGACAGTGTCGAGGCCGAGGCGCTGCCGCATGATAACCGCGCTCAGTCGATCGCCGACTTCGGCAAAGCAACCCTGGACACCTACGTGATGCTCTCGCAGGCAATGCGCGAGAAGGCTGACCCTGCGTTCCTCAAGGCGCACCTACCGGACTACTGGTACCCAGCCATCGCCCGCCACACCGGCAAGCGCATGGCCGCAGCCGGTAGCGACGCCAGCGGCGACCAGGACTACCTGTACGCCAGCCGCCAGATCACCTTCTACAGCGACCAGATCCGTGAGCCGGACGTGCCACGCATCCTCGACAACGCCTTCCTGATGTCCAGCTCACGCAACTACATCGACAGCCTGCGGGCCCAGTCGCTGCGCTCGATCGAGACCATCACGCTGGAATCCGACACCCTGTTCGCCTTTGGCCGCGCCGACTTCCAGAGCCTGAAGAACGAAGGCCAGAACCAACTGAGCGCGATTGCCAGCAAGCTGTTGAACACCCCGAACATCGGCAAGGTGGTCATCTCTGGCCACGCCGACCAGCTCGGCGACAGCCAGGGCAACCTGCAGGTTTCGAAGCAACGGGCGCAAACCATCCGCACCTACCTGGTCGGCAAGGGCGTGCCCGCCGAGCTGGTGGTCGCGCAAGGCGAAGGCAGCCGCAAACCACTGGTCAACTGCGACATGCAACAACCGCGGGCGCAATTGATCAAGTGCCTGGAGCCCAACCGCCGGGTGGAAATCGAAGTGCGTGGGCTGAACTGA